In Streptomyces sp. NBC_00091, the following proteins share a genomic window:
- a CDS encoding xanthine dehydrogenase family protein subunit M, with product MDFLRPASWEEALAAKAEYPTAVPIAGGTDIMVEINFDHRRPEYLLDLNRIELLREWEVGEEVTKLGASVPYTQIMENLRTTLPGLALASHTVASPQIRNRGGVGGNLGCASPAGDSHPALLAADCHVEVESVRGSRLIPIDEFYTGVKRNALAADELIKSVHIKNATGPQQYSKVGTRNAMVIAVCGFGLALHSDTRTVRTGIASAAPTPIRAKAAEEFLNAALEEGGFWDNGKVITPSIAKQFGDLASGACNPIDDVRGTAKYRRHAVGILARRQLVWTWEQYRGTNGRSLEGAA from the coding sequence ATGGACTTCCTTCGCCCCGCCAGCTGGGAGGAGGCGCTCGCCGCTAAGGCCGAGTACCCCACAGCTGTGCCGATTGCGGGTGGCACCGACATCATGGTCGAGATCAACTTCGACCACCGCCGTCCGGAATACCTCCTGGACCTCAACCGCATCGAACTGCTGCGGGAGTGGGAGGTCGGCGAGGAGGTCACCAAGCTCGGCGCCTCCGTCCCGTACACCCAGATCATGGAGAACCTGCGCACCACGCTGCCGGGTCTCGCGCTCGCCTCGCACACGGTCGCGTCCCCGCAGATCCGCAACCGCGGCGGTGTCGGCGGCAACCTCGGTTGCGCCTCGCCCGCAGGTGACTCCCACCCCGCGCTGCTCGCCGCCGACTGCCACGTCGAGGTCGAGTCCGTGCGTGGTTCGCGCCTGATCCCGATCGACGAGTTCTACACCGGCGTCAAGCGCAACGCGCTCGCCGCCGACGAGCTCATCAAGTCGGTCCACATCAAGAACGCGACCGGCCCGCAGCAGTACTCCAAGGTCGGTACCCGCAACGCGATGGTCATCGCGGTCTGCGGCTTCGGCCTGGCCCTGCACTCCGACACCCGCACCGTGCGTACGGGTATCGCCTCGGCCGCCCCGACCCCGATCCGGGCGAAGGCCGCCGAGGAGTTCCTGAACGCCGCGCTCGAAGAGGGCGGCTTCTGGGACAACGGCAAGGTCATCACCCCGTCGATCGCCAAGCAGTTCGGTGACCTCGCCTCCGGCGCGTGCAACCCGATCGACGACGTTCGCGGCACGGCGAAGTACCGCCGTCACGCGGTCGGCATCCTCGCTCGCCGTCAGCTCGTCTGGACGTGGGAGCAGTACCGCGGCACCAACGGCCGCTCGCTTGAAGGGGCTGCGTAA
- a CDS encoding DUF2637 domain-containing protein: MRLTDISLDWLLPGSLLILGVLAAVAVLARGKREGEKAAADDSWERSEERRRRKEAVYGTASYVLLFCCAAVAAALSFHGLVGFGRQNLNLSGGWEYLVPFGLDGAAMFCSVLAVREASHGDAALGSRMLVWLFAGAAAWFNWVHAPRGSGHDGAPQFFAGMSLSAAVLFDRALKQTRRAALREQGLIPRPLPQIRMVRWLRAPRETFGAWSLMLLEGVRTLDEAVDEVREDKKEREQDRHRRREQHRLDRAHIKALGRQNRAFGRARARQVDLPGLAPGAGSAPVGAEPAISEAGQLPLLRRPSLQAVNGPESTDPSGSRTVDLTAEDDTQTIPRLDSLERKLKDLEQQFG; the protein is encoded by the coding sequence ATGAGACTGACCGACATATCGCTGGACTGGCTGCTGCCCGGCAGCCTGTTGATCCTGGGCGTACTTGCGGCAGTGGCGGTGCTGGCCCGGGGCAAGCGGGAGGGCGAGAAGGCCGCGGCCGACGACAGCTGGGAACGCAGCGAGGAACGGCGGCGGCGCAAGGAAGCCGTCTACGGGACCGCCTCGTACGTCCTGCTCTTCTGCTGCGCGGCGGTGGCCGCCGCGCTCTCCTTCCACGGGCTCGTCGGCTTCGGCCGGCAGAACCTGAACCTCTCCGGCGGCTGGGAGTACCTGGTCCCCTTCGGCCTCGACGGCGCCGCCATGTTCTGCTCGGTGCTCGCGGTCCGCGAGGCCAGCCACGGTGACGCGGCCCTCGGCTCCCGGATGCTGGTCTGGCTGTTCGCCGGGGCGGCCGCCTGGTTCAACTGGGTCCATGCCCCCAGGGGTTCGGGCCACGACGGCGCCCCGCAGTTCTTCGCCGGCATGTCGCTCTCGGCGGCCGTGCTCTTCGACCGGGCCCTCAAGCAGACCCGCCGGGCGGCGCTGCGCGAACAGGGCCTGATCCCGCGGCCGCTGCCGCAGATCCGCATGGTCCGCTGGCTGCGGGCACCGCGGGAGACCTTCGGCGCCTGGTCGCTCATGCTGCTGGAGGGGGTGCGCACCCTCGACGAAGCGGTCGACGAGGTGCGCGAGGACAAGAAGGAACGGGAACAGGACCGGCACCGCAGGCGGGAACAACACCGCCTGGACCGCGCGCACATCAAGGCGCTGGGCCGGCAGAACAGGGCGTTCGGGCGGGCCCGGGCGCGCCAGGTCGACCTCCCGGGGCTGGCCCCCGGGGCTGGCTCCGCGCCGGTCGGCGCGGAGCCCGCCATATCGGAAGCGGGACAGCTGCCCCTGCTCCGAAGGCCCTCACTGCAGGCCGTGAACGGACCCGAATCCACTGATCCGTCCGGCTCCCGGACGGTGGACCTCACCGCCGAGGACGACACCCAGACGATCCCCCGGCTCGACTCCCTGGAGCGCAAACTGAAGGACCTGGAGCAGCAGTTCGGCTGA
- a CDS encoding ATP-binding protein, whose product MPREPSTAGEPDRAELARSVRRTDLKAVGEVRRALRELLRHRCRGEMAEVADVAELLITELVTNALVHTEQGAEVSATVRAGRLRVEVRDHTARLPRPYVPSADDGTHGRGLLLVQALADAWGVDPLAMGRGKVVWFELQAAA is encoded by the coding sequence GTGCCGCGCGAGCCGTCGACGGCCGGCGAGCCGGACCGGGCCGAGCTGGCGCGCAGTGTGCGCCGGACCGATCTGAAGGCGGTGGGCGAGGTCCGCCGGGCCCTGCGGGAGTTGCTGCGCCACCGCTGCCGGGGCGAGATGGCCGAGGTGGCCGATGTGGCCGAGCTGCTGATCACCGAGCTGGTCACCAACGCCCTCGTCCACACCGAACAGGGCGCCGAGGTGTCCGCGACCGTCCGGGCCGGCCGGCTGCGGGTGGAGGTCCGTGACCACACCGCACGACTGCCCCGGCCGTACGTACCGTCCGCCGACGACGGTACGCACGGCCGGGGACTGCTCCTGGTGCAGGCGCTCGCCGACGCCTGGGGGGTGGATCCGCTGGCCATGGGCCGCGGCAAGGTGGTCTGGTTCGAGCTCCAGGCCGCGGCCTGA
- a CDS encoding GntR family transcriptional regulator has translation MSVRIPAQKAQKAQKVLRHSVRGQILDALRAALVDGDLVPGEIYSGPALGERFGVSATPVREAMQQLALEGAVECLPNRGFRVLTRTPRTLAELAEVRALIEVPVMLRLARSVPAATWESLRPAAHATAEAAAEGDLPRYADADRAFHRAVLSLAGNGQLAQVAEELHRRAQWPLPGAPRARRADLVADAAEHSALLEALIAQDLPVVESLVREHFAGSPA, from the coding sequence ATGTCCGTGCGGATCCCCGCGCAGAAGGCGCAGAAGGCGCAGAAGGTGCTGCGCCATTCGGTGCGCGGGCAGATCCTCGACGCGCTGCGCGCCGCCCTCGTGGACGGCGACCTGGTACCGGGGGAGATCTACTCGGGCCCCGCGCTGGGCGAGCGGTTCGGGGTCTCCGCGACCCCCGTCCGCGAGGCCATGCAGCAGCTGGCGCTGGAGGGGGCGGTGGAATGCCTGCCCAACCGGGGCTTCCGGGTGCTGACCCGCACCCCCCGCACCCTGGCGGAGCTGGCCGAGGTCCGGGCCCTGATCGAAGTGCCCGTGATGCTCCGGCTGGCCCGCTCCGTACCCGCCGCGACCTGGGAGTCCCTGCGCCCGGCGGCCCACGCCACCGCCGAGGCGGCCGCCGAGGGGGACCTGCCCCGGTACGCGGACGCCGACCGGGCCTTCCACCGCGCGGTGCTCTCCCTGGCGGGCAACGGCCAGCTGGCGCAGGTCGCGGAGGAGCTGCACCGCCGCGCCCAGTGGCCCCTGCCCGGCGCCCCGCGCGCGCGCCGCGCCGACCTCGTGGCCGACGCGGCCGAGCACTCGGCCCTCCTGGAGGCCCTGATCGCCCAGGACCTCCCGGTGGTGGAGTCACTCGTACGGGAACACTTCGCGGGCTCTCCCGCCTGA
- a CDS encoding PucR family transcriptional regulator, with protein sequence MRLRALLETEALGLRLLGGEEELDRTVRGVMTTDLRDPSRYLTGGELVLTGLAWRRNSADSEPFVRILASAGVAGLAAGEAELGDIPDDLVSACRRNRLPLFAVNEDVAFATITEYVVRQVSGERAGDLAAVVDRHRRLMTSGPAGGGPDVVLDLLTTDLDLRAWVLSPTGRQIAGAGEPLAPGICAALASEHLAAVRTGRRGPHRMSIQGITYSLFPIRGHGRGQGPGARDVRESVLSDWLLAVEADAGDWPAERLDLLQGVTQLIAVERDRRDAARTVRRRLAQEVLELVQTGAPPAEIAARLRVAAPVLLPGLGAAPHWQVVVARVDWEGGDIAGGPVAQSLLEEILVDPSMAGPEPSDRIAVAHAGDEAIALVPLPALSGDAGEDKGPDSALHADALLAAVREPLAAGLADDGRLTLGVSAAVHSAEGLRGALEEARHARRVAAARPGRVCAAGHHELASHVLLLPFVPDDVRRAFTARLLDPLRDYDRRHRAELIPTLEAFLDCDGSWTRCATRLHLHVNTLRYRVGRIEQLTARDLSRLEDKLDFFLALRMS encoded by the coding sequence ATGCGGCTGCGCGCACTGCTGGAAACCGAGGCGCTGGGGCTGCGGCTGCTGGGCGGCGAGGAAGAACTCGACCGGACGGTCCGCGGGGTCATGACGACCGACCTGAGGGATCCCAGCCGATACCTCACCGGGGGCGAACTCGTCCTCACTGGCCTGGCCTGGCGAAGAAATTCAGCCGACTCCGAGCCGTTCGTACGAATCCTCGCGAGCGCGGGCGTCGCGGGCCTGGCGGCCGGCGAGGCCGAACTGGGAGACATCCCGGACGACCTTGTTTCAGCCTGTCGGCGCAACCGTCTCCCGCTGTTCGCTGTGAACGAAGACGTTGCATTCGCCACCATCACCGAGTACGTCGTGCGGCAGGTCTCCGGGGAGCGCGCGGGCGATCTCGCGGCCGTCGTGGACCGCCACCGGCGCCTGATGACCTCGGGCCCCGCGGGCGGCGGACCCGACGTGGTGCTGGATCTGCTCACCACCGACCTCGATCTGCGGGCCTGGGTGCTCTCGCCCACCGGCCGGCAGATCGCCGGGGCGGGCGAGCCGCTGGCTCCGGGCATCTGCGCGGCGCTGGCGAGCGAACACCTCGCGGCGGTCCGGACCGGGCGCAGGGGCCCGCACCGGATGTCCATCCAGGGTATTACCTACTCCCTCTTCCCGATCAGGGGACACGGCCGCGGCCAGGGGCCCGGCGCCCGCGACGTGCGCGAGAGCGTGCTGTCGGACTGGCTGCTGGCCGTCGAGGCGGACGCGGGCGACTGGCCCGCCGAGCGCCTGGACCTGCTCCAGGGCGTGACCCAGCTGATCGCGGTCGAGCGGGACCGCCGCGACGCGGCCCGTACGGTGCGCCGCCGCCTCGCCCAGGAGGTGCTGGAACTGGTCCAGACAGGCGCGCCGCCCGCCGAGATCGCCGCCCGCCTGCGGGTGGCGGCCCCGGTGCTGCTGCCCGGGCTGGGCGCCGCCCCGCACTGGCAGGTCGTCGTGGCGCGGGTGGACTGGGAGGGCGGCGACATCGCCGGCGGCCCGGTGGCCCAGTCGCTGCTGGAGGAGATCCTGGTCGACCCGTCGATGGCGGGACCGGAGCCGTCCGACCGGATCGCGGTGGCCCATGCGGGTGACGAGGCGATCGCGCTCGTACCGCTGCCCGCGCTCTCCGGCGACGCCGGGGAGGACAAGGGCCCGGACTCCGCCCTGCACGCCGACGCGCTCCTGGCGGCCGTACGCGAGCCCCTGGCGGCCGGTCTGGCCGACGACGGCCGGCTCACGCTCGGCGTCAGCGCGGCCGTGCACTCCGCCGAGGGGCTGCGCGGGGCGCTGGAGGAGGCCCGGCACGCCCGCCGGGTCGCCGCCGCCCGCCCGGGCCGGGTCTGCGCGGCCGGCCACCACGAGCTGGCCTCGCACGTGCTGCTGCTGCCGTTCGTGCCGGACGACGTGCGCCGCGCCTTCACGGCCCGCCTGCTGGACCCGCTGCGGGACTACGACCGCAGGCACCGGGCGGAGCTGATCCCGACCCTGGAGGCCTTCCTGGACTGCGACGGCTCCTGGACCCGCTGCGCGACGCGGCTGCACCTCCACGTCAACACGCTGCGTTACCGGGTCGGGCGAATCGAGCAGCTGACGGCGCGCGACCTCTCGCGCCTGGAGGACAAGCTCGACTTCTTCCTGGCACTGCGGATGAGCTGA
- a CDS encoding S8 family serine peptidase has translation MRPISRTALGAATAAALAVTAVGPSAAQPSDRAPDRRPLTGSQAAAGAPTAPVTVTLVTGDRILVSTDAAGRTAATAMPRENGTQPVVQTRQSGKDLYVYPESAVKALAAGTVDRELFNVTGLIRQGYDDAHAKRLPLIAVYDGSVDVARSAPPAPRGAERSLVLGSIGAVALAAEKERAADFWADMAAGSRSRAAGGLKKLWLDGKVQASLERSTRQVNAPAAWAAGFDGAGTKVAVLDTGTDLEHPDLKGRVTASKNFTDSDTDADRQGHGTHTISTVGGSGAESGGAKKGVAPGAELLSGKVLNDQGYGLDSWIIAGMEWAVESRADVVSMSLGDPSQTACDDPLAAAAEQLSQRGPLFVIAAGNSGPGNNTVSSPGCAPSVLTVGAVDRDDTTAVFSSRGPAGLRHTLKPEIAAPGVAISAAAMGGRGVYAYQSMSGTSMATPHVAGAAAVVKQRHPEWNAAQVKAALVGSARTAVPGDVRETGGGRLDVRAATEATVTGAPAVQGGAYHWPQDRGERTSVAVPYTNTGSRPVTLSLAVEKVTGNDGSAVRSQVARLERRTVTLPAGATVSVPLALDPAAKLERSQYGDVTGRVVATADGVHVSTPFSLYVEPETVTLRVRLLDRTGKPAAGPSSLDVIGTDDASGERRFNDGAADQVYRVRPGAYFLSAFVATPDAGEGAALTDSLTYLGRPQVEVKKDTVIVLDARTAGRLTVEAERPLESRSTTLAFARSWGGVWLHAGTAMGGRTVRGYYASVEGRAEDGDFEFGSYWRAGAPLISELKAVGGPVLHPITASTGSDNLDGAGSAPLVDAGSGAPGELAGAKGAIALVKSADGALREVADNARKAGAVAVLAHREAPGRWVGFTGYAGGALPAMTIEAAEARALLARLKEGGVTLSWKATAKSPYLYSLAFPETGPVRGGHPYEVRDRDLGRVESTYNSMGVATDFVDLAGAYRPIGTAVFFGSIETVAVPGRRTEYYSAGDTAWDQLLSSSFPWGEFMTGEQRTYAKGARSTASWYDGVTAPVAPRDRSGKEALAAERQGNLIGFAPAMWGDGGHFAQPGSFGDIGSLRLTRDGEAIGESWYPFGVFEVPAQEGRYELTQAIEKIGPPARTWQRSTAVETTWGFTSKLDASAYSQGLPVLFPRYAAPLDGLKTAPAADGLSVGLTATGHAGYAPGALTSAKLSYSYDGEHWTQARVSERDGRWTAVVNHAGASGRPVSLKVELADANGATVTQTVARAYDVR, from the coding sequence ATGCGTCCGATATCGCGAACGGCGCTCGGGGCGGCCACCGCAGCCGCCTTGGCCGTCACCGCCGTCGGCCCGTCGGCGGCACAGCCGAGCGACCGAGCGCCGGACAGAAGACCACTCACAGGCAGTCAGGCGGCAGCGGGGGCCCCGACGGCCCCCGTCACCGTCACCCTCGTCACCGGCGACCGGATCCTGGTGTCCACCGACGCCGCCGGACGCACCGCCGCCACCGCGATGCCCCGCGAGAACGGCACCCAGCCCGTCGTCCAGACCCGCCAGAGCGGCAAGGACCTCTACGTCTACCCCGAGAGCGCGGTCAAGGCCCTCGCCGCGGGCACCGTCGACCGCGAACTCTTCAACGTCACCGGCCTCATCCGGCAGGGATACGACGACGCACACGCGAAGCGGCTCCCCCTCATCGCCGTCTACGACGGCTCCGTCGACGTGGCGCGCAGCGCCCCGCCCGCCCCGCGCGGAGCCGAACGCTCCCTGGTCCTCGGCTCCATCGGCGCCGTCGCCCTCGCCGCCGAGAAGGAGCGGGCCGCCGACTTCTGGGCCGACATGGCCGCCGGCAGCCGCTCGCGCGCCGCCGGCGGGCTGAAGAAGCTGTGGCTCGACGGCAAGGTTCAGGCCAGTCTGGAGCGCTCCACCCGGCAGGTGAACGCCCCCGCCGCCTGGGCGGCCGGCTTCGACGGCGCCGGAACGAAGGTCGCCGTCCTCGACACCGGTACGGATCTCGAGCACCCGGACCTCAAGGGGCGGGTGACCGCCTCGAAGAACTTCACCGACTCCGATACCGACGCCGACCGCCAGGGCCACGGCACCCACACCATCTCCACCGTCGGCGGCTCCGGCGCCGAGAGCGGCGGGGCCAAGAAGGGCGTCGCCCCCGGCGCCGAGCTGCTCAGCGGCAAGGTACTCAATGACCAGGGGTACGGCCTGGACTCCTGGATCATCGCCGGAATGGAATGGGCCGTCGAGAGCAGGGCCGACGTGGTCTCCATGAGTCTCGGCGACCCCTCCCAGACCGCCTGCGACGACCCGCTGGCCGCAGCCGCCGAGCAACTCTCGCAGCGGGGACCGCTGTTCGTGATCGCCGCCGGCAACTCCGGGCCCGGCAACAACACCGTCTCCTCGCCCGGCTGCGCACCCAGCGTGCTGACCGTCGGCGCCGTCGACCGCGACGACACCACCGCCGTCTTCTCCAGCCGGGGCCCCGCCGGACTCCGGCACACCCTCAAGCCCGAGATCGCCGCCCCCGGCGTCGCCATCTCCGCCGCCGCCATGGGCGGGCGCGGGGTGTACGCGTACCAGTCCATGTCCGGCACCTCGATGGCCACCCCGCACGTCGCCGGGGCCGCCGCCGTCGTCAAGCAGCGCCACCCCGAGTGGAACGCGGCCCAGGTCAAGGCCGCCCTGGTCGGCTCCGCCCGGACCGCCGTGCCCGGCGACGTACGGGAGACCGGCGGCGGGCGCCTCGACGTCAGGGCCGCGACCGAGGCCACCGTCACCGGCGCACCCGCCGTGCAGGGCGGCGCCTACCACTGGCCGCAGGACCGCGGAGAGCGCACGAGCGTCGCGGTCCCGTACACCAACACCGGCAGCCGGCCCGTCACCCTCAGCCTCGCCGTCGAGAAGGTCACCGGCAACGACGGCTCGGCCGTCCGCAGTCAGGTCGCCCGCCTGGAGCGGCGTACGGTCACGCTCCCGGCCGGGGCCACCGTCAGCGTGCCGCTCGCCCTCGATCCGGCCGCGAAGCTGGAGCGCTCCCAGTACGGGGACGTCACCGGCCGCGTCGTCGCCACGGCCGACGGGGTCCACGTCTCCACCCCCTTCTCCCTCTACGTGGAGCCGGAGACCGTCACCCTGCGCGTCAGACTGCTGGACCGGACGGGCAAGCCCGCCGCCGGCCCCTCGTCCCTCGACGTCATCGGCACGGACGACGCGTCCGGTGAGCGCCGCTTCAACGACGGCGCCGCCGACCAGGTCTACCGGGTGCGCCCGGGCGCGTACTTCCTCTCCGCCTTCGTCGCCACCCCGGACGCGGGGGAGGGGGCGGCCCTGACCGACTCCCTCACCTATCTCGGGCGGCCGCAGGTGGAGGTGAAGAAGGACACCGTCATCGTGCTCGACGCGCGCACGGCCGGGCGCCTCACCGTCGAGGCCGAGCGGCCGCTGGAGTCCCGCAGCACCACCCTGGCCTTCGCCCGCAGCTGGGGAGGGGTCTGGCTGCACGCCGGAACCGCCATGGGCGGCCGTACCGTCCGCGGCTACTACGCCTCCGTCGAAGGCCGCGCCGAGGACGGCGACTTCGAGTTCGGCAGCTACTGGCGGGCCGGCGCCCCGCTGATCTCCGAGCTGAAGGCCGTCGGCGGTCCGGTCCTGCACCCGATCACCGCCTCCACCGGCAGCGACAACCTCGACGGCGCCGGGAGCGCCCCGCTCGTCGACGCCGGCAGCGGCGCCCCCGGGGAGCTGGCCGGGGCCAAGGGCGCGATCGCGCTCGTCAAGAGCGCCGACGGGGCGCTGCGCGAGGTCGCGGACAACGCGCGGAAGGCCGGCGCCGTCGCCGTGCTCGCCCACCGCGAGGCTCCGGGCCGCTGGGTCGGCTTCACCGGCTACGCGGGCGGCGCGCTGCCCGCCATGACCATCGAGGCCGCCGAGGCGCGGGCGCTGCTGGCCCGGTTGAAGGAGGGCGGGGTCACCCTGTCCTGGAAGGCCACCGCGAAGAGCCCGTACCTCTACTCCCTCGCCTTCCCCGAGACGGGACCGGTCAGGGGCGGCCACCCGTACGAGGTGCGCGACCGCGACCTCGGTCGGGTGGAGAGCACCTACAACTCCATGGGCGTGGCCACCGACTTCGTCGACCTGGCCGGCGCCTACCGGCCGATCGGCACCGCCGTGTTCTTCGGCTCGATCGAGACCGTCGCCGTCCCGGGCCGGCGCACCGAGTACTACTCGGCGGGGGACACCGCCTGGGACCAGCTGCTGTCCAGCAGCTTCCCCTGGGGCGAGTTCATGACGGGAGAGCAGCGCACCTACGCCAAGGGGGCGCGGAGCACGGCGAGTTGGTACGACGGGGTGACCGCGCCCGTCGCGCCGCGCGACCGCTCCGGGAAGGAGGCGCTCGCCGCCGAGCGGCAGGGGAACCTGATCGGCTTCGCCCCCGCCATGTGGGGGGACGGCGGCCACTTCGCGCAGCCGGGCTCCTTCGGTGACATCGGCAGCCTGCGCCTCACGCGCGACGGCGAGGCCATCGGCGAGAGCTGGTACCCCTTCGGGGTCTTCGAGGTCCCGGCGCAGGAGGGCCGGTACGAACTGACCCAGGCCATCGAGAAGATCGGCCCGCCCGCCCGGACCTGGCAGCGCTCCACGGCGGTCGAGACGACTTGGGGCTTCACCTCGAAGCTCGACGCGTCGGCGTACTCGCAGGGCCTGCCGGTCCTCTTCCCGCGCTACGCCGCCCCGCTGGACGGCCTGAAGACGGCCCCGGCGGCGGACGGGCTGAGCGTCGGGCTGACCGCCACCGGCCACGCGGGCTACGCGCCGGGCGCGCTCACCTCGGCGAAGCTGTCGTACTCGTACGACGGCGAGCACTGGACGCAGGCGCGGGTGAGCGAGCGCGACGGCCGCTGGACGGCGGTCGTGAACCACGCCGGTGCCTCCGGCAGGCCGGTCTCGCTGAAGGTCGAACTGGCCGACGCGAACGGCGCCACGGTCACCCAGACGGTCGCGCGGGCGTACGACGTCCGCTAG
- a CDS encoding protein phosphatase 2C domain-containing protein → MSQQGAEDWWQKLYEDPDAGPGPDPGDTLDQRFRSASVLVTDPAPPQPPLPAPRREPPAAAPPTPGTAPAPLPPVPPPGYHPPEPPVRPAAGPAAAPAPPGPVPPPPPPPLAPPVPPAPLAPPVPPLAPPVPAPPPGFRMAEPPPPPAPGFPPAAVPAQRGGTARPDPRVAGETGYVQGDLAVPPAPAGEPAAAGAEPPAWGRPDAGPEPEPEPGPAPEPAPPRPGERPDVRHLGDRAPTYAAEPGALPAADPAALDFLTPDTVLEGARYGTYTLRAASLRGDSARYRGEARRDFLLTARFGNGDDALVLVVLAGGDRAAPGAREAAAELGHSVAAAVGRSRERLAEDILAGRREALLSGLQRLTDRGYGRLRARAAELGLAEEAYTAGLRGLLLPLDPQCPHRICFGVGAGGVFRLRAGRWQDMEQEPGGATGFRFRASVARPGDTLLLCSGGLADPMREESLLPAELAARWSQGDPPGLAAFLADTQLRLKGYADDRTAAAVWEA, encoded by the coding sequence ATGAGTCAGCAGGGTGCGGAGGACTGGTGGCAGAAGCTGTACGAGGATCCGGACGCGGGGCCCGGACCTGACCCGGGGGACACCCTGGACCAGCGCTTCCGCTCGGCGTCGGTCCTGGTGACCGACCCGGCCCCACCGCAGCCGCCGCTGCCGGCCCCGCGCCGCGAGCCTCCGGCGGCGGCTCCGCCCACCCCGGGGACGGCCCCCGCACCCCTGCCGCCCGTGCCCCCGCCCGGGTACCACCCGCCCGAGCCGCCGGTACGGCCCGCGGCGGGTCCGGCGGCTGCGCCGGCTCCGCCCGGGCCCGTGCCGCCACCGCCGCCGCCCCCGCTGGCCCCGCCCGTCCCTCCGGCCCCGCTGGCCCCGCCCGTCCCGCCGCTGGCCCCGCCCGTACCCGCGCCGCCGCCGGGGTTCCGCATGGCCGAGCCGCCCCCGCCCCCGGCGCCCGGGTTCCCCCCGGCCGCGGTGCCGGCGCAGCGCGGGGGGACGGCCCGGCCGGATCCCCGGGTGGCGGGGGAGACCGGGTACGTGCAGGGGGACCTGGCCGTACCGCCCGCCCCGGCCGGGGAGCCGGCGGCGGCAGGGGCCGAGCCGCCCGCCTGGGGCCGGCCCGACGCCGGACCGGAGCCGGAACCGGAGCCGGGCCCCGCACCGGAACCCGCCCCGCCGCGGCCCGGCGAGCGCCCGGACGTGCGCCACCTCGGCGACCGGGCCCCCACCTACGCCGCCGAGCCGGGGGCGCTGCCCGCCGCCGACCCGGCGGCGCTCGACTTCCTGACCCCCGACACCGTCCTGGAGGGGGCCCGCTACGGCACGTACACCCTGCGCGCCGCCTCCTTGCGCGGGGACTCCGCCCGCTACCGGGGCGAGGCCCGGCGGGACTTCCTGCTCACCGCTCGCTTCGGCAACGGGGACGACGCCCTGGTGCTGGTGGTCCTGGCCGGCGGGGACCGGGCCGCCCCCGGCGCCCGCGAGGCCGCCGCCGAACTGGGCCACTCCGTCGCGGCGGCCGTCGGGCGCAGCCGGGAGCGGCTGGCCGAGGACATCCTGGCGGGCCGGCGCGAGGCCCTCCTGTCGGGGCTCCAGCGCCTCACCGACCGGGGCTACGGGCGGCTGCGGGCCCGCGCCGCCGAACTCGGGCTCGCGGAGGAGGCGTACACGGCCGGGCTGCGCGGACTCCTGCTGCCCCTGGACCCGCAGTGCCCCCACCGGATCTGCTTCGGCGTGGGCGCGGGCGGGGTCTTCCGGCTCCGCGCGGGCCGCTGGCAGGACATGGAGCAGGAGCCCGGCGGCGCGACGGGCTTCCGGTTCCGGGCCTCCGTGGCCCGCCCGGGCGACACCCTGCTGCTGTGCTCCGGAGGCCTCGCGGACCCCATGCGCGAGGAGAGCCTGCTCCCGGCCGAGCTCGCCGCCCGCTGGTCGCAGGGGGACCCGCCGGGCCTGGCGGCCTTCCTCGCCGACACCCAGCTCCGCCTCAAGGGGTACGCCGACGACCGGACGGCGGCCGCGGTCTGGGAGGCGTAA
- a CDS encoding (2Fe-2S)-binding protein — protein sequence MTGSAVPALLPPAPAPAGSPVACAYERLTAAYPNLRVDERGAHEPLPRGVGWVGAHELAAGGAALDTHLEWDEAQVLRDHGRRGRPDVVAGFGLHRYAWPACLLITVPWFLERRVPRLPVDRVAFHRTRGRMSVHVGEFACLPDDPAAALPGARVVAGEEALREEVRAAVAQHLGPLLEGFGPRMRRGRRALWAMATDEVAEGLWYLGSLLGEERRAVRELELLLPGTLAPYTGGAGFRSLAGPGGAELTTRDRAACCFFYTIRPEDTCTTCPRTCDADRVTRLTEATG from the coding sequence ATGACCGGCTCGGCTGTTCCCGCCCTGCTCCCGCCCGCACCCGCCCCGGCCGGCTCTCCAGTGGCGTGTGCGTACGAGCGCCTGACGGCCGCCTATCCGAACCTGCGGGTCGACGAGCGCGGCGCGCACGAACCCCTCCCTCGCGGTGTGGGCTGGGTCGGCGCGCACGAGCTCGCGGCGGGCGGTGCGGCCCTCGACACCCACCTCGAGTGGGACGAGGCCCAGGTGCTGCGGGACCACGGGCGCCGGGGCCGGCCCGACGTGGTGGCCGGATTCGGACTGCACCGGTACGCCTGGCCGGCCTGCCTGCTGATCACCGTCCCGTGGTTCCTGGAGCGCCGGGTGCCCCGGCTGCCCGTGGACCGGGTGGCCTTCCACCGGACCCGGGGGCGGATGTCCGTACACGTCGGGGAGTTCGCCTGCCTGCCGGACGACCCGGCGGCCGCCCTGCCCGGGGCGCGGGTCGTAGCCGGCGAGGAGGCCCTGCGCGAGGAGGTGCGGGCAGCGGTGGCCCAGCACCTCGGACCGCTGCTGGAAGGTTTCGGCCCGCGGATGCGGCGCGGCCGCCGCGCCCTGTGGGCGATGGCCACCGACGAGGTGGCCGAGGGGCTCTGGTACCTCGGGAGCCTGCTCGGCGAGGAGCGGCGGGCCGTGCGCGAGCTGGAACTGCTGCTGCCGGGCACCCTCGCCCCCTACACGGGCGGCGCGGGCTTCCGCAGCCTCGCCGGCCCCGGCGGGGCGGAGCTGACCACCCGGGACCGGGCCGCCTGCTGCTTCTTCTACACGATCCGCCCGGAGGACACCTGCACGACCTGCCCGCGCACCTGCGACGCGGACCGCGTCACCCGGCTCACGGAGGCCACCGGCTGA